From Rissa tridactyla isolate bRisTri1 chromosome 7, bRisTri1.patW.cur.20221130, whole genome shotgun sequence, a single genomic window includes:
- the MIS12 gene encoding protein MIS12 homolog, which produces MSVNPMAYEAQFFGFTPQTCMLRVYIAFQDYLFEMMLVVESVILKKLDGFPGCKISPCQIRKSTEKFLLFMKEHFDKLFSKMEEVLLQLVLNVPENVLLPEDKVHEQYPYTKEQFQALQDEIQQLQQQYRAEASAGQALQAELEEQKAVRAELEKILQWFDGLDNICREHGTSNFKESFAFLTQNSKKLQDVLKDVEKKSKKIKKHDQLL; this is translated from the coding sequence ATGTCGGTCAACCCCATGGCCTACGAAGCGCAGTTCTTCGGCTTCACCCCCCAGACGTGCATGCTGCGCGTCTACATCGCCTTCCAGGACTACCTCTTCGAAATGATGCTGGTAGTGGAGAGCGTCATCCTGAAGAAGCTGGACGGGTTCCCCGGCTGTAAAATCAGCCCCTGCCAAATCCGGAAAAGCACGGAGAAATTCCTTCTCTTCATGAAGGAGCACTTTGACAAGCTCTTCAGTAAAATGGAAGAAGTGCTTCTGCAGCTGGTGTTAAACGTCCCTGAGAACGTGCTCCTTCCCGAGGACAAGGTCCACGAGCAATACCCCTACACCAAAGAACAGTTCCAGGCGCTTCAGGACGAgatccagcagctgcagcagcagtacAGGGCCGAGGCCTCCGCTGGGCAGGCGCTGCAAGCGGAGCTGGAAGAACAGAAGGCTGTTCGGGCTGAGCTCGAGAAGATTTTGCAGTGGTTTGATGGGCTTGACAATATCTGTAGGGAGCACGGGACCAGCAACTTCAAAGAAAGCTTTGCATTTTTGACGCAGAACTCTAAGAAACTGCAGGATGTGCTGAAAGatgttgaaaagaaaagcaaaaaaattaagaagcatGATCAGTtattataa